The Sulfuricurvum sp. DNA window AGTGGAAAAGTTTTGCGCGGAATGCCGATCGACCATCCTGAACGTGTTTGCAGTAAATGCACCGATGATCGCAAAGATCAGAAGATCAAAGGGATGAACATTATCCGCAATATGAAAAAAGATGGTGATGAATGGGACGGGGGCAAAATTCTCGATCCCGACAACGGCAAAGAGTATAGCTGTAAAATGCACCTCGAAGAGAACGGTG harbors:
- a CDS encoding DUF2147 domain-containing protein; translation: MIRTAKNKLISLLFLTIASSLYGGTMDTPLGVWLTIDDSTHQPKSLIQITRSNDGTLSGKVLRGMPIDHPERVCSKCTDDRKDQKIKGMNIIRNMKKDGDEWDGGKILDPDNGKEYSCKMHLEENG